The Terriglobus tenax genome contains a region encoding:
- the rpsM gene encoding 30S ribosomal protein S13: MARIAGVDLPPNKQVRISLTYIFGIGDSRAISILKSAEIDPLRKLKDLSEDELNRIRQTIEQGSPVEGDLRKEVSLNIKRLMEIQSFRGIRHRRNLPVRGQRTHTNARTRKGPRKGTVAGKKKATK; encoded by the coding sequence ATGGCACGTATTGCTGGCGTAGATCTTCCTCCTAACAAGCAGGTTCGGATCTCGCTTACTTACATCTTTGGCATCGGTGACTCTCGTGCGATCAGCATTCTGAAGTCTGCGGAAATCGATCCCCTCCGCAAGCTGAAGGACCTGAGCGAAGATGAGTTGAACCGCATCCGTCAGACCATTGAGCAGGGCAGCCCGGTTGAGGGCGATCTCCGCAAGGAAGTCTCGCTCAACATCAAGCGCCTGATGGAGATCCAGTCATTCCGTGGTATTCGCCACCGCCGCAACCTGCCGGTTCGCGGTCAGCGTACCCACACCAACGCCCGCACCCGTAAGGGCCCCCGCAAGGGCACGGTTGCCGGCAAGAAGAAAGCGACCAAGTAA
- a CDS encoding DNA-directed RNA polymerase subunit alpha — MLWRGFQKPKRLAVDSETLTEKYGKFSAQPFERGFGTTIGNALRRTLLSSIEGAAVTAVRIEGVLHEFQSITGVVEDATDIILNLKQIPFKLNGDGPKALYLHVDQPGVVTSGMIEADGDVEILDKDVYIATVSEGGKLDMEMRLKRGRGYVSADKNFDSDLGLGFIPVDSIHSPVRKVNYAVDAARLGQITDYDRLTLEVWTNGTVLPADAVGLAAKLLKDHLTIFINFEEELETGLDSGVDGPAIRNENLNRSVEELELSVRSYNCLKNAGIQTIGELIQKTEAEMLKTKNFGRKSLNEIKEILAQMGLSLGMKIDENGNPVPGPTSVLPAATLAASYGSFDDDEDDDFSLPGNETENF, encoded by the coding sequence ATGCTTTGGAGAGGTTTCCAAAAGCCCAAGCGTCTTGCAGTCGATAGCGAGACCCTGACAGAGAAGTACGGTAAGTTCAGCGCACAGCCTTTTGAACGCGGCTTCGGTACGACCATTGGCAATGCGCTGCGCCGCACGCTGCTGTCCTCCATTGAGGGCGCGGCCGTGACCGCTGTTCGCATTGAAGGTGTTCTGCACGAGTTCCAGTCGATCACCGGTGTGGTCGAGGATGCGACGGACATCATTCTGAACCTGAAGCAGATCCCGTTCAAGTTGAACGGCGACGGCCCGAAGGCTCTGTACCTGCATGTGGACCAGCCGGGCGTTGTTACCTCCGGCATGATTGAAGCTGATGGCGACGTTGAGATCCTGGACAAGGATGTCTACATCGCGACGGTCTCCGAGGGCGGCAAGCTCGACATGGAGATGCGTCTGAAGCGCGGCCGTGGCTATGTCTCGGCTGACAAGAACTTCGACTCCGATCTGGGTCTTGGATTTATCCCGGTTGACTCGATTCATTCCCCGGTTCGCAAGGTGAACTACGCGGTGGATGCTGCCCGTCTGGGCCAGATCACCGACTACGATCGCCTGACCCTCGAGGTTTGGACCAACGGAACCGTGCTTCCGGCGGACGCCGTAGGCCTGGCTGCCAAGCTGCTGAAGGACCACCTGACGATCTTCATCAACTTTGAAGAAGAGCTGGAGACGGGTCTGGATAGCGGTGTGGATGGGCCTGCGATCCGCAACGAGAACCTGAACCGTTCGGTTGAGGAGCTGGAGCTTTCGGTCCGCAGCTACAACTGCCTGAAGAACGCGGGTATTCAGACGATCGGCGAGCTGATCCAGAAGACAGAAGCCGAGATGCTGAAGACCAAGAACTTCGGTCGCAAGTCGCTGAACGAGATCAAGGAAATTCTGGCTCAGATGGGCCTGTCGCTGGGCATGAAGATCGACGAGAATGGCAATCCTGTTCCCGGACCGACTTCTGTTCTGCCGGCAGCCACGCTGGCGGCCAGCTATGGCTCCTTTGACGACGACGAAGACGACGACTTCTCGCTGCCGGGCAACGAGACAGAGAACTTCTAA
- the murA gene encoding UDP-N-acetylglucosamine 1-carboxyvinyltransferase, translating into MDKFVVRGGNPLLGTIKVSGAKNSALPCMAAAILTEDEIILENIPQVRDIETERKLLESMGATVELGYGRAQHRTSIQCAVLSDPVAKYEIVKTMRASSLVLGPLVARTGMARVAMPGGCAIGGRPIDLHLAALEKMGAVITYDHGYLEARTDRLKGAHIVFDKITVTGTEDILMAATLADGETILENCALEPEVTDLAALLNAMGAKIEGAGTSIIKVHGVSKLHGARHRINPDRIEAGTFLVAGAITGGDLNVDCCNPEHLGAVISKLESAGARIDIGRESVRVRSEGNLKPVDISTEEYPGFPTDMQAQYMALATQCEGTTLVKENIFENRFMHVQELNRMGANIRTDGRVATVVGKTPLQAAAVMCSDLRASASLVLAALVADGESILDRVYHMDRGYERIEEKLRGVGAQIRRMGDVFGKK; encoded by the coding sequence ATGGACAAATTCGTAGTTCGCGGCGGTAACCCGCTCCTCGGCACCATCAAAGTCTCCGGAGCCAAGAACTCCGCTCTTCCCTGCATGGCCGCCGCCATCCTGACCGAGGACGAGATCATCCTCGAGAACATCCCCCAGGTCCGCGACATTGAGACCGAGCGCAAGCTCCTCGAGTCCATGGGCGCCACCGTCGAACTCGGCTACGGCCGAGCCCAGCACCGTACCAGCATCCAGTGTGCCGTGCTCTCTGACCCCGTCGCCAAGTACGAGATCGTCAAGACCATGCGCGCCAGCTCGCTCGTCCTCGGGCCGCTGGTCGCTCGCACCGGCATGGCCCGCGTCGCCATGCCCGGCGGATGCGCCATCGGAGGTCGCCCGATCGATCTCCACCTTGCCGCGCTTGAGAAGATGGGCGCCGTCATCACCTATGACCACGGCTACCTGGAAGCCAGGACCGACCGCCTGAAGGGCGCACACATCGTCTTCGACAAGATCACCGTCACCGGTACCGAAGACATCCTGATGGCCGCCACCCTTGCCGACGGCGAAACCATCCTCGAAAACTGCGCCCTCGAGCCTGAAGTCACCGATCTCGCCGCTCTGCTGAATGCCATGGGCGCAAAGATCGAAGGCGCCGGGACCTCCATCATCAAGGTTCATGGTGTCAGCAAGCTCCACGGAGCACGCCACCGCATCAACCCGGACCGCATCGAGGCCGGCACCTTCCTGGTGGCCGGAGCCATCACCGGCGGAGACCTGAACGTGGACTGCTGCAATCCCGAGCACCTGGGCGCGGTAATTTCCAAGCTGGAGTCCGCAGGCGCCCGCATCGACATCGGCCGCGAGAGCGTCCGCGTGCGCAGCGAAGGGAATCTGAAGCCCGTCGACATCTCCACGGAAGAGTACCCCGGCTTCCCCACCGATATGCAGGCGCAGTACATGGCCCTGGCCACCCAGTGCGAAGGCACCACTCTCGTCAAAGAGAACATCTTCGAGAACCGCTTCATGCACGTGCAGGAGCTGAACCGCATGGGCGCCAACATCCGCACCGATGGCCGCGTCGCCACCGTCGTTGGAAAGACCCCACTGCAGGCCGCTGCCGTCATGTGCTCTGACCTGCGCGCCTCAGCTTCGCTGGTGCTGGCCGCCCTGGTTGCGGACGGCGAATCGATCCTCGACCGCGTCTATCACATGGATCGCGGCTACGAACGCATTGAGGAGAAACTCCGCGGCGTCGGTGCACAGATCCGCCGCATGGGCGACGTCTTCGGCAAGAAATAA
- the map gene encoding type I methionyl aminopeptidase, which translates to MAIMIKTPQEIEKMRQAGIILRQVHEVIRQTVKPGVSTLDLERVAEAKIAELGAKPAFKGYHDYPWCLCTSVNEQVVHGMPSPKTVLKDGDIVSVDCGVIVDGFYSDAAETYPVGKLSLSARKLLDVTKASLEQAIQEAQVGATLGDIGAAVQEMCEAEGYGVVRDFVGHGIGKSMHEEPQVPNYGKRGKGTKLRAGMVLAIEPMINAGTHEVKVLKDGWTAVTVDGSLSAHFEHTVAITESGPLVLTR; encoded by the coding sequence ATGGCAATCATGATCAAAACGCCGCAAGAGATTGAAAAGATGCGGCAGGCGGGGATTATCCTTCGCCAGGTACATGAAGTGATCCGTCAGACGGTGAAGCCCGGCGTCTCGACGCTGGATCTGGAGCGTGTGGCGGAAGCAAAGATTGCGGAGCTTGGAGCCAAGCCCGCGTTTAAGGGCTACCACGACTATCCGTGGTGCCTGTGCACCTCGGTCAACGAGCAGGTCGTGCACGGAATGCCGTCGCCCAAGACGGTGCTGAAGGACGGCGATATCGTCAGCGTGGATTGTGGCGTGATCGTCGATGGATTTTATTCCGATGCGGCGGAGACCTACCCGGTAGGGAAGCTCTCCTTGAGCGCGCGGAAGCTGCTGGATGTAACCAAGGCTTCCCTGGAGCAGGCGATCCAGGAGGCCCAGGTTGGCGCAACGCTGGGTGATATCGGCGCGGCGGTGCAGGAGATGTGCGAAGCCGAAGGATATGGCGTCGTACGGGATTTTGTGGGACACGGCATCGGCAAAAGCATGCACGAAGAGCCGCAGGTTCCAAATTACGGTAAGCGCGGCAAGGGAACCAAGCTGCGGGCCGGTATGGTTCTGGCGATTGAACCGATGATCAACGCCGGAACGCACGAAGTGAAGGTGCTGAAGGACGGATGGACCGCGGTCACCGTCGACGGCAGCCTGAGCGCGCATTTTGAGCACACGGTGGCCATTACGGAAAGCGGCCCCCTGGTGTTGACGCGGTAG
- a CDS encoding sugar O-acetyltransferase gives MPKSEKQKMLAGELYTANDPELQAELERAQTLLINYNLAIPEARDGILRSLLGTCGEGVVVRPGFACDYGYNIHLERGVFLNFNCVLLDVMPIRIGEGTQVGPAVQMYAADHPRDRETRLQGLECGKPVTIGRNVWIGGGAILLPGVTVGDDAIIGAGAVVTRDVQPGQTVIGNPARPVTPKL, from the coding sequence ATGCCAAAGTCCGAAAAACAGAAGATGCTCGCCGGGGAGCTCTATACGGCCAACGATCCGGAGTTGCAGGCCGAGTTGGAGCGTGCGCAGACACTGCTGATCAACTACAACCTCGCTATCCCGGAAGCACGCGACGGCATCCTGCGTTCCCTGCTCGGCACCTGCGGTGAAGGCGTCGTCGTGCGCCCGGGCTTCGCCTGCGATTACGGCTACAACATCCACCTGGAGAGGGGTGTCTTCCTGAACTTCAACTGTGTGCTGCTCGACGTTATGCCTATCCGCATCGGCGAAGGCACACAGGTCGGCCCTGCCGTGCAGATGTACGCCGCTGACCATCCGCGCGACCGCGAGACACGCCTGCAGGGCCTGGAGTGCGGCAAGCCAGTCACCATCGGCAGGAATGTCTGGATCGGCGGCGGAGCCATCCTTCTTCCGGGAGTGACCGTCGGAGACGATGCAATCATCGGTGCTGGAGCGGTGGTCACGCGCGATGTACAACCGGGCCAGACCGTCATCGGCAACCCCGCCCGGCCAGTCACTCCGAAGCTCTAA
- the rpsD gene encoding 30S ribosomal protein S4: protein MARYTGPVCRLCRRDGMKLFLKGPKCFTEKCPIEKRNFAPGQHGRDRKAKIVGYGLQLREKQKAKRIYFTLEGQFRAYYEKASRKTGVTGELLLQQLETRLDNVAYRLGFAISRRQARQVVRHGHVTVNGRKVNIPSFQVKVGDVIEIREKAKKLVLLETAKDFASGQSQVSWLEINRDNLSGKVIALPKREDIQLPVNEQLIVELYSK, encoded by the coding sequence ATGGCTCGTTATACTGGACCCGTCTGCCGCCTTTGCCGCCGCGACGGAATGAAACTTTTCCTCAAGGGACCGAAGTGCTTCACCGAGAAGTGCCCGATCGAGAAGCGCAACTTTGCTCCTGGCCAGCATGGCCGCGACCGCAAGGCCAAGATTGTTGGCTACGGTCTGCAGCTGCGTGAAAAGCAGAAGGCAAAGCGTATCTACTTCACCCTCGAAGGCCAGTTCCGCGCTTACTACGAGAAGGCCAGCCGCAAGACCGGTGTTACCGGCGAGCTGCTGCTGCAGCAGCTTGAGACCCGCCTGGACAACGTGGCTTACCGCCTTGGCTTTGCGATCTCGCGCCGCCAGGCCCGCCAGGTTGTTCGTCACGGTCATGTGACCGTCAACGGCCGCAAGGTGAACATTCCTTCCTTCCAGGTGAAGGTAGGCGATGTGATCGAGATCCGCGAGAAGGCCAAGAAGCTTGTTCTGCTGGAGACGGCAAAGGACTTTGCTTCGGGTCAGTCGCAGGTCAGCTGGCTTGAGATCAACCGCGACAACCTCTCCGGCAAGGTGATTGCTCTGCCGAAGCGCGAGGACATCCAGCTGCCGGTCAACGAGCAGCTGATCGTCGAACTTTACTCGAAGTAA
- a CDS encoding adenylate kinase — translation MECVTSPGQPEFVSGPVLLLGAPGVGKGTQAQVLMQAWGVPQISTGDIIRANIKGGSEMGKEFQKLVSAGHLVPDELVNQMVADRLAQPDTKRGYLLDGFPRTLPQAKWLDEYLGKDESGLPVVAVSIEVGYTQLLGRITGRRTCPVCQTIYNVHFNPPLVEGKCDKDGAALEQRADDTEEKFAERMRVFDAQTAPVIEHYRALGRFEAVDGDQPVEVVTEKIVAALARLRGSEGQ, via the coding sequence ATGGAATGCGTGACCTCTCCGGGACAGCCGGAGTTTGTATCCGGCCCCGTTCTGCTGCTAGGCGCGCCGGGAGTTGGAAAGGGAACCCAGGCCCAGGTTCTGATGCAGGCCTGGGGTGTCCCCCAAATCTCGACCGGTGACATCATCCGGGCCAACATCAAGGGCGGCTCGGAGATGGGCAAGGAGTTCCAGAAGCTGGTTTCGGCCGGCCACCTGGTTCCCGATGAGCTAGTCAACCAGATGGTTGCGGACCGCCTGGCTCAGCCGGATACGAAGCGCGGATATCTGCTGGATGGTTTCCCCCGGACTCTGCCGCAGGCCAAGTGGCTGGACGAGTACCTGGGGAAGGACGAGTCTGGGCTTCCGGTCGTTGCCGTCAGTATCGAAGTTGGGTATACTCAATTACTGGGCCGTATTACGGGCAGAAGGACTTGTCCTGTATGTCAGACCATCTATAACGTTCATTTCAATCCGCCATTGGTGGAGGGGAAGTGCGACAAGGATGGTGCGGCTCTCGAACAGCGGGCAGACGACACGGAAGAGAAGTTTGCCGAGCGCATGCGGGTTTTCGATGCGCAGACGGCTCCGGTGATCGAACACTACCGCGCTCTCGGGCGATTTGAAGCAGTAGACGGTGACCAGCCAGTCGAAGTGGTTACCGAGAAGATTGTGGCTGCGCTTGCGCGGCTAAGAGGAAGCGAAGGGCAGTAA
- the infA gene encoding translation initiation factor IF-1, with product MSKEDAIEVMAVVVETLPNAMFKVELENKHQVLAHVSGRMRKNFIRILPGDRVAVELSPYDLTRGRIVYRYK from the coding sequence TTGTCGAAGGAAGACGCGATTGAAGTCATGGCAGTGGTCGTAGAGACGCTGCCCAATGCCATGTTCAAGGTCGAGCTGGAGAATAAGCACCAGGTGCTGGCTCATGTCTCGGGCCGCATGCGCAAGAACTTCATCCGCATCCTGCCTGGCGACCGTGTTGCGGTAGAGCTGAGCCCGTATGATCTGACCCGCGGGCGCATCGTCTACCGGTACAAGTAG
- the secY gene encoding preprotein translocase subunit SecY, translated as MLDKFLNIFRIPDLRKRVMFTLGLLAVYRLGAHIPTPGINADLLQQYFQQNSGSALGLVDLFSGGNLRKLTIFALGIMPYITASIIFQLLTVIYEPLAKLQKEGEVGRRKITQWTRYLTVLLAIVQSFFIGLTLTSTQTGAPMVTIGKWPFILMAVLTLTTGTAFIMWLGEQITERGIGNGMSLLIFTGIVVGLPRGIQDLWEKAQTRAWGAFTPVALLILVAGMIAVVAFIVWVERSERRIPVQYAKRIVGRRLMGGQSTHLPLKVNSGGVMPVIFASSILSAPLLFANAAWVQNTKFLRILTEGLKPGEPWYEILFFAAIIFFAYFYISIVFRPDDIADNMRKYGGFIPGIRPGRRTSDYLNDILTRITLVGALYLIIITIIPQFLISGIHLNHLWLIGSVFDKLPTWVTNGMGVQFYFGGTSLLIVVGVAMDTVNQIESQLIMRHYDGFTPKSGRIRGRRSW; from the coding sequence ATGCTGGATAAGTTCCTCAACATCTTCCGTATCCCTGACCTGCGTAAGCGTGTGATGTTTACGCTTGGCCTGCTCGCGGTGTACCGTCTGGGTGCGCATATCCCCACGCCGGGCATCAATGCCGACCTGCTGCAGCAGTACTTCCAGCAGAACTCCGGCTCCGCGCTTGGTCTGGTCGACCTGTTTTCGGGCGGCAATCTCCGCAAGCTGACAATCTTCGCCCTGGGCATCATGCCGTACATCACGGCATCGATCATCTTCCAGTTGCTGACGGTGATCTATGAGCCGCTGGCCAAGCTGCAGAAGGAAGGTGAAGTTGGCCGCCGCAAGATTACCCAGTGGACCCGCTACCTCACGGTACTGCTGGCCATTGTGCAGTCGTTCTTCATCGGCCTGACACTGACCAGCACGCAGACCGGCGCTCCGATGGTGACGATCGGCAAGTGGCCCTTCATTCTGATGGCGGTTCTAACGCTGACCACCGGTACCGCCTTTATCATGTGGCTTGGTGAGCAGATTACCGAGCGTGGTATCGGCAACGGTATGTCGCTGCTGATCTTCACGGGTATTGTTGTCGGCCTGCCGCGCGGCATTCAGGACCTGTGGGAGAAGGCACAGACCCGCGCCTGGGGTGCCTTCACTCCGGTCGCCCTGCTGATCCTGGTCGCCGGCATGATCGCCGTGGTTGCCTTCATCGTGTGGGTCGAGCGTTCTGAGCGTCGCATCCCGGTGCAGTACGCCAAGCGTATCGTCGGCCGCCGCCTGATGGGCGGACAGTCGACGCATCTGCCGCTGAAGGTGAACTCCGGCGGCGTGATGCCGGTCATCTTCGCCAGCTCCATCCTGTCGGCTCCGCTGCTGTTTGCCAATGCCGCATGGGTGCAGAACACCAAGTTCCTGCGCATTCTGACCGAAGGTCTGAAGCCGGGCGAGCCGTGGTACGAGATTCTGTTCTTTGCCGCGATCATCTTCTTCGCCTACTTCTACATCTCGATCGTCTTCCGTCCGGACGACATTGCGGACAACATGCGCAAGTACGGTGGCTTTATTCCGGGTATTCGTCCGGGCCGCCGCACCAGCGACTACCTGAACGACATTCTGACCCGCATCACGCTGGTCGGCGCTCTGTACCTGATCATCATCACCATCATTCCGCAGTTCCTGATCTCGGGTATTCACCTGAATCACCTGTGGCTGATAGGCAGTGTTTTCGATAAGCTGCCGACCTGGGTAACGAACGGTATGGGCGTGCAGTTCTACTTCGGTGGAACCTCGCTGCTGATCGTTGTCGGTGTGGCGATGGATACGGTCAACCAGATCGAATCGCAACTGATCATGCGTCACTACGATGGCTTTACGCCGAAGAGTGGCCGCATCCGCGGACGCCGGAGCTGGTAA
- a CDS encoding WD40/YVTN/BNR-like repeat-containing protein: MKQVRLLVGTRKGGFVLTSDGARKDWKVEGPFFAGWEIYHMKGSPVDPDRIWASQSSGWFGQVLQRSDDGGKSWAAAGNKFLYEGEAGTHQWYDGTPHPWEFKRVWHIEPSLTCADTVYAGVEDAAMFKTTDGGATWTELPGLRNHGTGKDWQPGAGGMCLHSIVINPEDEKQMFIAISAAGAFRTDDGGASWKPINKGLSSKFLPVPTAEVGHCVHHIAMHPSKPKTLFMQKHWDVMRTDDSGENWTKVSGNLPTDFGFVIDVHAHEPETVFVVPIKSDSEHFPMDGQLKVFRSKSGGNDWEPLSRGLPQKECYVNVLRDAMCVDRMDECGVYFGTTGGQVYASPDGGDNWNAIVRDLPAVLSVEVQTLP, translated from the coding sequence ATGAAGCAGGTCAGACTACTTGTGGGGACGAGGAAAGGCGGTTTTGTGCTGACCTCGGACGGTGCGCGTAAGGACTGGAAGGTGGAGGGCCCGTTCTTTGCCGGATGGGAGATCTACCACATGAAGGGTTCTCCTGTAGATCCGGACCGGATCTGGGCCTCGCAGAGTTCAGGCTGGTTTGGACAGGTCTTGCAACGCTCCGATGATGGCGGTAAGAGCTGGGCCGCAGCAGGGAACAAGTTTCTGTACGAGGGCGAAGCCGGGACGCACCAGTGGTACGACGGCACGCCGCACCCATGGGAGTTTAAGCGGGTGTGGCATATTGAGCCTTCTCTGACCTGCGCCGATACCGTATACGCCGGAGTCGAAGACGCGGCCATGTTCAAGACCACCGATGGTGGTGCAACCTGGACCGAGTTGCCAGGGCTTCGCAACCACGGTACAGGCAAGGACTGGCAGCCTGGCGCGGGTGGTATGTGCCTGCACTCGATCGTGATCAATCCTGAGGACGAGAAGCAGATGTTCATTGCAATTTCCGCTGCCGGAGCGTTTCGCACGGATGACGGCGGGGCGAGCTGGAAGCCGATCAACAAGGGGCTTTCTTCGAAGTTTCTGCCGGTTCCGACGGCCGAGGTAGGTCACTGTGTCCATCACATCGCCATGCATCCGTCGAAGCCGAAAACGCTGTTCATGCAGAAGCATTGGGATGTGATGCGCACGGACGACTCCGGCGAGAACTGGACGAAGGTGAGCGGCAACCTGCCGACGGACTTCGGTTTCGTGATCGACGTGCACGCGCATGAGCCGGAGACGGTCTTCGTGGTGCCGATCAAGAGTGACTCAGAACATTTCCCGATGGACGGACAGCTCAAGGTCTTCCGCAGCAAGAGTGGAGGCAATGACTGGGAGCCGCTGAGCCGGGGCTTGCCGCAGAAGGAGTGTTATGTGAACGTGCTGCGTGACGCGATGTGCGTGGACCGCATGGACGAATGCGGTGTCTACTTTGGCACGACAGGCGGCCAGGTATATGCGTCGCCCGACGGTGGTGACAACTGGAACGCGATTGTGCGTGACCTGCCGGCGGTGCTGAGCGTCGAGGTACAGACACTGCCGTGA
- the rpmJ gene encoding 50S ribosomal protein L36, whose product MKVRASVKKICDKCKIVHRRGVVRVICENAKHKQRQG is encoded by the coding sequence ATGAAGGTTCGTGCATCCGTAAAGAAGATTTGTGACAAGTGCAAGATCGTTCACCGCCGTGGTGTGGTGCGCGTGATTTGCGAAAACGCCAAGCATAAGCAGCGCCAGGGCTAA
- a CDS encoding MoaD/ThiS family protein: MELPLHLVRLAGVSGHEVVLEVNAAPVTVATVLDALDAAYPMLEGTIREHGTQQRRAWLRFFVCEEDWSHHGMDAVLPEAVVNGKEPLIVLGAIAGG, from the coding sequence GTGGAGCTGCCCTTGCACCTGGTGCGGCTGGCGGGAGTGAGTGGCCATGAGGTTGTGCTCGAGGTGAATGCCGCACCGGTGACGGTTGCCACGGTACTGGACGCCCTCGACGCTGCATATCCCATGCTGGAAGGCACGATTCGCGAGCATGGCACGCAGCAGCGCAGAGCGTGGCTGCGGTTCTTCGTGTGCGAGGAGGACTGGTCGCATCATGGTATGGATGCGGTGCTTCCGGAGGCTGTCGTCAACGGCAAAGAACCGCTGATCGTGCTGGGTGCGATTGCCGGGGGTTAG
- a CDS encoding GGDEF domain-containing protein, translated as MRGNDTCGHLTGDEILRGIALVLTATVRASDLVARYGGEEFAVLMPGAWLEDADALGKRICTTIAASKIANLYPTVSVGVATFGRPMFDFGDLVRAADEALYPAKRQGKNCVVCT; from the coding sequence ATGAGGGGGAACGATACCTGCGGACACCTGACGGGCGACGAGATTCTTCGCGGTATTGCGCTCGTGCTGACAGCAACCGTTCGTGCTTCTGACCTGGTGGCCCGGTATGGCGGCGAAGAGTTCGCCGTGTTGATGCCCGGCGCCTGGCTGGAAGATGCAGACGCGCTCGGCAAGCGGATCTGCACCACCATAGCCGCCAGCAAAATTGCGAATCTCTATCCCACGGTAAGTGTCGGCGTTGCGACCTTCGGCCGCCCTATGTTCGATTTCGGCGACTTGGTGCGTGCCGCGGATGAAGCTCTGTACCCGGCAAAACGGCAGGGTAAGAACTGCGTCGTCTGCACTTAA
- the rpsK gene encoding 30S ribosomal protein S11, whose protein sequence is MAKQQSAAGKAGKNKKFKKRERKNVPYGLVHIQASFNNTIVTITDQQGNTLSWKSSGSLGFRGSRKGTPFAAQQAAVNAANMARDHGLRSVDVRVAGPGSGRESAVRALAAAGLEVRSIRDVTPIPHNGCRPPKRRRV, encoded by the coding sequence ATGGCAAAGCAGCAGAGCGCAGCCGGCAAGGCCGGTAAGAATAAGAAGTTCAAGAAGCGCGAACGCAAGAATGTGCCGTACGGCTTGGTCCACATTCAGGCTTCGTTCAACAACACTATCGTCACCATCACCGACCAGCAGGGCAACACGCTTAGCTGGAAGAGCTCGGGTTCGCTGGGCTTCCGTGGTTCGCGTAAGGGAACCCCGTTTGCCGCACAGCAGGCCGCTGTGAACGCTGCCAATATGGCGCGCGATCATGGTCTCCGCTCGGTTGATGTCCGCGTCGCCGGCCCGGGTTCGGGTCGTGAGTCGGCTGTTCGTGCACTGGCTGCCGCTGGCCTTGAGGTCCGCAGCATCCGTGACGTCACGCCGATCCCGCACAACGGCTGCCGTCCGCCGAAGCGCCGCCGCGTATAA
- the rplQ gene encoding 50S ribosomal protein L17: MRHRKGGFKLGRNTSHRRALLRNLTTSIIVEDRVETTVVKAKAVRPLVEKMITLGKRGDVHARRQAAAFLMTPESVDRLFATVAPRYGDRNGGYLRIIKTGFRKGDGGEKAFIELLGAEAELGEKREKREAAKAKKREELQKQLEEQQQAEGGENAA; the protein is encoded by the coding sequence ATGCGCCATCGTAAGGGTGGATTCAAACTCGGACGGAACACCAGCCACCGCCGCGCCCTGCTGCGGAACCTGACGACGTCCATCATTGTTGAGGACCGCGTCGAGACCACGGTCGTAAAGGCCAAGGCTGTCCGTCCCCTTGTTGAGAAGATGATTACCCTGGGCAAGCGTGGCGATGTTCATGCCCGCCGCCAGGCTGCTGCTTTCCTGATGACGCCGGAGTCTGTGGATCGTCTGTTCGCCACCGTGGCCCCGCGCTACGGCGACCGTAACGGCGGTTACCTGCGCATCATCAAGACCGGCTTCCGCAAGGGAGACGGTGGCGAGAAGGCGTTTATCGAACTGCTGGGCGCCGAAGCCGAGCTGGGCGAGAAGCGTGAGAAGCGCGAAGCTGCCAAGGCCAAGAAGCGCGAAGAGCTGCAGAAGCAGCTTGAAGAGCAGCAGCAGGCCGAGGGTGGCGAGAACGCCGCCTAA